Proteins from a genomic interval of Osmia bicornis bicornis chromosome 11, iOsmBic2.1, whole genome shotgun sequence:
- the LOC114879215 gene encoding regulator of nonsense transcripts 1 encodes MSVDAYGPSSQTLTFLDTEEADLIGADTQGSEFDFTDFTLPSPSQTQASQHDTAQSQPNQPVQVNGTSGSSSLELKISGAAQSLAELQFEEEEEEAYYNRDLPEHACKYCGIHEASCVVMCNICRKWFCNGRGNTSGSHIINHLVRAKHKEVTLHRDGPLGETVLECYSCAVRNVFVLGFIPAKADSVVVLLCRQPCAAQSSLKDMNWDQEQWKPLIEDRSFLAWLVKIPSEQEQLRARQISAQQINKLEELWRDNVDATFQDLEKPGVDEEPQQVLLRYEDGYQYQNIFGPLVKLEADYDKRLKESQTQENIEVRWDVGLNKKTIAYFMLAKTDGDMKLMHGDELRLRYLGELHKPWSGIGHVIKIPDNYGEEVGIELKNNSGAPTECVSNFVVDFIWKSTSFDRMQLALRKFAVDDTSVSGYIYHRLLGHEVEEVLFRCHLPKHFSAPNLPDLNRSQVYAVKHAVQRPLSLIQGPPGTGKTVTSATIVYQLVKQNGGPVLVCAPSNTAVDQLTEKIHKSNLKVVRLCAKSREAIDSPVSFLALHNQIKNMETNTELQKLQQLKDETGELSSVDEKRYRLLKKAAEKELLEAADVICCTCVGAGDPRLHRLKFHSILIDESMQATEPECMVPVVLGAKQLILVGDHCQLGPVVMCKKAARAGLSQSLFERLVVLGIRPFRLEVQYRMHPDLSRFPSNFFYEGSLQNGVCADERKLLKIDFPWPAPDKPMFFYVTQGQEEIAGSGTSYLNRTEASNVEKIATRFLRCGVKPEQIGVITPYEGQRAYLVQYMQYQGSLHSKLYQEIEVASVDAFQGREKDIIIMSCVRSNEHQGIGFLNDPRRLNVALTRAKYGIIIVGNPKVLSKQPLWNHLLSFYKEQKVLVEGPLNNLKESMIQFAKPKKLVNTANPGSHFMSTSMYDAREALIPGSVYDRSGSQVNGQQNHNPYYQRNVPLDIFSRTHDTISYISPERAQAAMNNVPVPVGMFMNMAHVPPRFYNQHQQALQARQNQRNRRGTALSKNKQGPRMGKLSQTEQNTQPYSQPGLPLTQGTTQGMSQPGFSLSQPGLSQAELSQDSFAVGEFQSQMDGLLSQDSTYQGDRSGFYQSGQSQAGGQFSQPY; translated from the exons ATGAGCGTCGATGCATACGGACCCAGCAGTCAGACCCTCACGTTTCTCGACACGGAGGAAGCGGATCTAATCGGTGCGGACACTCAGGGCAGCGAGTTTGACTTTACAGATTTTACGTTACCTTCGCCGAGTCAAACGCAAGCTTCGCAACACGATACTGCTCAAAGTCAACCTAACCAGCCCGTACAG gTTAACGGAACAAGCGGCAGTTCGTCTCTCGAGTTGAAAATTTCCGGGGCAGCGCAAAGTCTAGCCGAATTACAGTtcgaggaggaagaagaggaagctTACTATAATCGTGATTTGCCAGAACATGCCTGCAAATACTGTGGAATTCATGAAGCATCCTGCGTTGTCATGTGCAATATCTGTCGCAAATGGTTCTGCAACGGACGTGGAAACACATCTGGTTCGCACATCATCAACCACCTTGTCCGAGCTAAGCACAAGGAAGTTACTTTACACAG AGACGGCCCTTTGGGAGAAACTGTTCTCGAATGTTATTCCTGCGCTGTCCGGAATGTTTTCGTCCTCGGTTTCATCCCTGCGAAAGCAGATTCTGTTGTAGTGTTACTTTGTCGTCAACCATGCGCGGCTCAAAGTTCCTTGAAGGACATGAACTG GGATCAAGAACAGTGGAAACCGTTGATCGAAGACCGTAGCTTTTTGGCATGGTTAGTGAAAATTCCATCCGAACAAGAACAGTTGCGAGCTCGACAGATTTCTGCCCAACAGATAAATAAATTGGAAGAATTGTGGCGTGATAACGTCGACGCGACATTTCAAGACCTCGAGAAACCTGGAGTGGACGAAGAACCGCAACAAGTTTTGTTGCGGTACGAGGATGGTTACCAGTATCAAAACATATTTGGTCCACTTGTTAAATTAGAAGCCGATTACGACAAACGTCTAAAGGAATCTCAAACTCAAGAAAACATCGAAGTTCGTTGGGACGTTGGATTGAATAAAAAGACCATTGCCTATTTCATGTTAGCGAAAACCGACGGAGACATGAAATTGATGCACGGAGATGAATTAAGACTTCGCTATTTGGGCGAGCTTCACAAACCTTGGTCAGGAATTGGACACGTGATAAAGATTCCTGATAATTACGGAGAAGAAGTCGGTATCGAGTTGAAGAATAATTCTGGAGCTCCTACAGAGTGTGTCAGTAACTTTGTTGTTGATTTTATTTGGAAAAGTACAAGTTTTGATCG CATGCAATTAGCATTGCGAAAATTTGCCGTGGACGACACCTCCGTATCTGGTTACATATACCATAGGTTGTTAGGACACGAAGTGGAAGAAGTCCTGTTTCGATGTCACCTTCCGAAGCATTTCAGTGCTCCTAATTTACCGGATTTGAATCGTTCTCAAGTATACGCTGTGAAACACGCCGTACAAAGACCTTTGTCTCTAATTCAAGGACCACCTGGCACGGGAAAAACTGTGACCAGCGCTACGATAGTTTATCAACTGGTCAAACAGAACGGCGGTCCTGTGTTGGTATGCGCTCCTTCGAACACGGCCGTCGATCAGTTGACCGAGAAAATACACAAGTCTAATCTAAAAGTTGTACGACTTTGCGCGAAATCCCGAGAAGCGATCGATTCACCGGTCAGCTTTCTTGCTCTTCacaatcaaataaaaaatatggaaaCAAACACGGAGTTGCAAAAGTTACAGCAGTTGAAGGACGAAACCGGAGAATTATCGAGCGTCGACGAGAAACGTTATAGACTTTTGAAGAAAGCGGCAGAGAAAGAATTGTTGGAGGCAGCCGATGTGATTTGTTGTACTTGCGTCGGTGCCGGTGATCCAAGGTTGCACAGACTGAAATTCCATTCTATTCTTATCGACGAAAGTATGCAAGCAACCGAACCCGAGTGCATGGTACCAGTTGTACTCGGTGCTAAGCAATTAATTCTGGTTGGTGATCATTGTCAATTAGGACCTGTTGTTATGTGCAAGAAGGCAGCCAGAGCAGGTTTATCTCAATCTCTTTTCGAGAGATTAGTCGTACTTGGAATCAGACCGTTCCGTTTGGAGGTACAGTATCGTATGCATCCGGACCTCTCGCGTTTCCCATCAAACTTCTTCTACGAGGGTTCCTTACAAAATGGTGTATGCGCGGACGAAAGAAAACTGTTAAAGATCGATTTCCCTTGGCCAGCACCCGACAAACCCATGTTCTTTTATGTTACCCAAGGACAAGAAGAAATCGCTGGAAGTGGCACGTCCTACTTGAATCGTACAGAAGCGTCTAACGTTGAAAAGATAGCGACCCGGTTCTTGCGTTGCGGAGTAAAACCTGAACAAATCGGAGTGATAACTCCGTACGAGGGACAGAGGGCCTATTTGGTTCAGTACATGCAGTACCAAGGCTCGTTGCATTCGAAATTGTATCAAGAAATCGAGGTCGCCAGCGTAGACGCGTTTCAAGGGAGGGAAAAAGATATAATAATCATGTCCTGTGTTCGATCGAACGAACATCAAGGTATCGGATTCCTGAACGATCCGAGAAGATTAAACGTTGCCTTGACCCGTGCAAAATACGGCATAATAATCGTAGGGAATCCAAAGGTGTTGTCCAAGCAGCCGCTCTGGAATCATTTATTGAGTTTCTACAAAGAACAAAAGGTACTGGTCGAAGGGCCTTTGAATAATCTTAAAGAATCAATGATTCAATTTGCCAAGCCAAAGAAATTGGTGAATACCGCTAATCCAGGCTCGCATTTCATGTCCACCTCGATGTACGATGCGAGAGAAGCTCTTATTCCAGGATCCGTATACGATCGTTCGGGTAGCCAAGTGAACGGTCAACAGAATCACAATCCGTATTATCAGAGGAACGTACCTTTGGACATATTCAGCAGAACACACGATACGATTAGTTACATTAGTCCAGAGAGAGCTCAGGCAGCGATGAACAACGTACCAGTTCCAGTTGGAATGTTTATGAACATGGCGCACGTGCCGCCGCGTTTCTATAATCAACATCAACAAGCGTTACAGGCCAGACAGAATCAACGTAATCGTCGTGGAACCGCTTTGTCGAAGAATAAACAAGGCCCGCGAATGGGCAAGTTGAGTCAAACCGAACAGAATACCCAACCGTACAGTCAGCCAGGTTTACCGTTGACCCAGGGTACGACACAGGGTATGTCACAGCCAGGCTTTAGTCTTTCTCAGCCTGGATTGAGTCAAGCGGAACTTTCACAGGATTCGTTTGCCGTCGGCGAATTCCAATCGCAAATGGACGGTCTATTGTCGCAAGATTCAACTTATCAAGGTGATCGAAGTGGTTTTTATCAATCTGGACAGTCACAAGCCGGGGGACAATTCTCCCAGCCATACTGA
- the LOC114879217 gene encoding neurogenic protein big brain: protein MTTETLSREIDAHIVTLLTRMSALKENNAELVERKAPMSIEARSLELWRAVAVECFATFLFSLVVSGAAASSAVSGSGLSVLAIAVASGFAIAAICLIFGHVSGGHVNPAVSVSFALCRRISLLRAALYIAAQCGGGIAGAAMLYGVTTPSNTQTLTSPGRLGGAIERLLVELALSVLIVLAHFTSESSKTLPSSISSKPAGVLAAAYTAATLVSSPFLNPARALGPAFVSNRWDNHWVYWVGPLSGSAVAALLYEYVLNPKRSRDPREMDDGDNSSMRSDEDTYDDLDKPSGPKFPTAYATYRPVAGASSSIYSAPPTALERVESIYGGTKSLYCKSPPLTRANLNRSQSVYAKSTSGTRDGLMIPKPGPLAPAQSLYPIRIGQPATNSTRENQQLPTNLPTTGGPTQTSQNHNSTNQNMQNQLQQCTQSIYGIRGISTSLSTRENGIYGVSTSSSIYGRAPAPPPSNQNPQQSPASVQSSGQNHHQQQQQQQQQQQPPPQQQQQQQQQQQQQQQQHQNGPISANTDNATNSRRPESMYGHISRRSDDSAYGSYQGSTRGNYAKVPGPPGSTGPPNGPPGPPQYREQSRPSPAGPLQQNQQSNFTRNSPNPQY from the exons ATGACTACGGAAACGTTGTCGCGAGAAATAGACGCTCATATTGTGACACTGCTCACGCGGATGTCAGCTTTAAAGGAGAATAACGCGGAGTTGGTGGAAAGGAAGGCACCGATGTCCATCGAGGCACGCAGTTTAGAACTATGGAGAGCAGTGGCTGTAGAGTGTTTCGCCACTTTTCTCTTCAGCCTCGTTGTATCCGGTGCGGCTGCGTCCTCCGCAGTTTCCGGTAGCGGTCTCTCTGTTTTGGCGATCGCCGTTGCTTCTGGTTTCGCCATCGCCGCGATCTGCTTGATCTTTGGACACGTTAGCG GTGGCCACGTGAATCCAGCTGTCTCTGTATCTTTCGCTTTGTGTCGACGGATCTCTTTGCTTCGAGCTGCACTTTACATAGCTGCACAATGCGGAGGCGGTATAGCTGGCGCGGCGATGCTTTACGG GGTGACTACGCCTTCCAATACGCAAACATTGACATCCCCAGGTCGCCTCGGTGGAGCTATCGAAAGACTACTAGTGGAACTGGCACTCTCGGTACTTATAGTCTTGGCCCATTTCACCTCAGAATCTTCCAAAACGTTACCATCGTCAATTTCGTCAAAACCAGCCGGTGTGCTAGCTGCTGCTTATACAGCGGCTACTTTAGTTTCG AGTCCATTCTTGAACCCGGCTAGAGCTCTGGGTCCAGCTTTCGTGAGTAACCGATGGGACAACCATTGGGTGTATTGGGTGGGACCGTTGTCGGGAAGCGCGGTAGCAGCTCTGCTCTACGAGTACGTCCTGAATCCGAAACGATCCAGGGATCCTCGAGAGATGGACGACGGCGACAACTCGTCGATGAGATCCGACGAGGACACTTACGACGATCTGGACAAACCATCCGGACCAAAGTTTCCCACCGCTTACGCCACTTACCGTCCAGTAGCTGGAGCATCTTCTTCTATTTACAGTGCCCCTCCGACAGCCTTGGAACGTGTCGAATCCATCTACGGTGGAACCAAGTCGCTCTATTGCAAGTCTCCGCCTTTGACCCGGGCAAACTTGAATCGTTCCCAAAGCGTGTACGCTAAATCAACGTCTGGTACGCGAGATGGTTTGATGATTCCTAAGCCAGGCCCGTTAGCGCCGGCTCAGAGCTTGTACCCCATCAGAATAGGCCAGCCAGCCACAAATTCTACAAGGGAGAATCAACAACTACCAACGAATTTACCAACAACCGGTGGACCGACTCAGACTTCACAGAATCATAACAGTACCAATCAGAATATGCAGAATCAGCTGCAGCAATGTACACAGAGTATTTACGGAATCAGAGGAATTTCAACGAGTCTTAGCACCCGAGAGAACGGTATCTATGGGGTTTCTACGAGCTCCAGTATATACGGCAGGgctccagctcctcctccaaGTAATCAGAACCCTCAACAGTCTCCTGCAAGTGTTCAGTCATCTGGACAGAATCACCatcaacagcagcagcagcagcagcagcaacaacaaccgCCGccgcagcaacagcagcagcagcaacagcaacaacaacaacaacaacagcaacaccAAAACGGGCCCATATCCGCCAATACGGATAACGCAACGAACTCTAGAAGACCAGAGAGTATGTATGGCCATATCTCTAGGCGCAGCGACGATTCTGCATACGGTAGCTACCAAGGTTCTACACGAGGAAACTATGCCAAAGTACCTGGACCTCCTGGGTCAACAGGACCACCGAACGGACCACCGGGTCCTCCTCAATACCGTGAACAATCCAGACCTAGCCCAGCTGGCCCCTTGCAACAAAATCAGCAGAGTAATTTCACGAGAAATTCTCCGAATCCTCAGTATTGA
- the LOC114879216 gene encoding LOW QUALITY PROTEIN: cholinesterase (The sequence of the model RefSeq protein was modified relative to this genomic sequence to represent the inferred CDS: inserted 1 base in 1 codon; deleted 2 bases in 2 codons): MNPQHAAMAAKMATYNSLYASIERVCFYIWLFTITVRCQEPISSGSRYYGRDGVYVPSNGPNHRTDTYIYKDRRYGYRTSYLDPVYKGPTRPSGDRYHYEETTSRLPLPGVLGGWREDLQGRERADSKNLDRDVTVTTSYGQVQGFKVYLYDDPQARHRPWSLPVERVTKQVNVFLGIPYATPPTREGRFKPPRPHKGWQLLQAVDWGPACPQPSSYTGATKGIRDVDEDCLYVNIFTPSIESGLAQPYPVMFYIHGGEFTHGASNLFPAHMLAAFYNVVVVSVNYRLGALGFLSTGDENSPGNYGILDQSMALRWVYDNIRAFNGNPDAITLFGPGAGAASAGLLMVAPRTRDMVSKVIAQSGSLLADWAVIIDKYRAQNTSRVYAEMLGCSIESSWKLVQCLKDGRSFFELGNSELRPHIGTFPWAPVLDINFTVPSDNWYEDWRASDWHFFTETPEQSIKNHRFKHNLAYTAGVTTQEAAYMIYNNATLARNRYVIDPELFDKKIWEFVLQYNYTLNPQGVYEAIKYMYTYWPDPNNVTYIRDQFINLLSDFHYVAPFDKIAKLLVEKHVPTYLYVLNTTTEALKLPHWRRVPHNTELLWLTGAPFMDVEFFPEQWKLKRDLWTDNDRNMSHFXMQAYANFATYGNPTPSQILGLHFEVARSGQLRYLNINTTYNSSILFNYRQTESAFWSAYLPTVVGRLVPTYPPVTEYWWEPKQPLQIAFWSVSATCLLLIVLSVVCCMLWRNAKRQSDHYYSGDILMVRDDEPSEGIENITRTSKENVYEYRDTPPIKSRIPRQNEAKLQERLSHNRKFSSTPSLRSNSNISLKDMRSEGFVTSSPNGQPKLSKAMSQSSLPKSKSKTHLVQGVPQTAV; the protein is encoded by the exons ATGAATCCGCAGCACGCGGCCATGGCGGCCAAGATGGCAACGTACAATAGTCTGTACGCGTCGATCGAGCGCGTCTGTTTTTATATCTGGCTTTTTACGATAACCGTTCGGTGTCAAGAACCAATATCCTCGGGTAGTCGGTATTATGGCCGCGATGGTGTCTACGTACCATCGAACGGGCCCAATCATCGAACCGACACTTATATTTACAAAGATAGAAGGTACGGCTATCGTACGAGTTATCTGGATCCTGTTTACAAAGGACCCACCAGACCATCGGGAGATCGTTATCACTACGAG gaGACAACTTCGAGACTTCCTTTGCCAGGAGTACTGGGTGGTTGGCGCGAAGATCTTCAAGGAAGAGAACGAGCCGATTCCAAAAACTTGGACAGAGATGTGACCGTGACCACTAGCTACGGACAAGTACAAGGATTCAAAGTATATTTGTACGATGATCCGCAAGCAAGACACAGGCCTTGGAGTTTGCCTGTCGAAAGAGTTACAAAACAGGTCAACGTGTTTCTGGGCATTCCTTATGCTACTCCTCCTACAAGGGAAGGTCGCTTTAAACCTCCCAGACCTCATAAAGGTTGGCAGTTGTTGCAAGCCGTAGATTGGGGACCGGCTTGTCCCCAACCCAGTTCGTACACAGGCGCCACTAAGGGAATCAGAGACGTAGACGAGGACTGTTTGTACGTTAATATTTTCACTCCGTCCATCGAATCTGGCTTGGCTCAGCCGTATCCGGTAATGTTTTACATTCACGGAGGGGAATTTACCCATGGAGCCAGTAACTTGTTTCCAGCTCATATGTTGGCTGCGTTCTATAACGTGGTAGTGGTATCTGTTAATTACAGACTCGGAGCACTCGGATTTTTGAGTACAGGTGATGAAAACAGTCCTGGGAATTATGGGATTCTCGATCAGTCTATGGCGCTAAGATGGGTGTACGATAATATTAGAGCTTTCAACGGTAATCCCGATGCCATAACTCTTTTTGGTCCTGGTGCTGGTGCTGCGAGCGCTGGATTGTTAATGGTTGCACCTAGAACCAGAGATATGGTGTCAAAAGTAATCGCTCAGTCAGGTTCTCTCTTAGCAGATTGGGCAGTTATAATCGATAAATACAGAGCGCAGAACACTTCTAGAGTGTACGCAGAAATGTTAGGTTGCAGCATAGAAAGTAGTTGGAAATTGGTGCAGTGTTTGAAGGATGGTAGATCCTTCTTTGAGCTGGGTAACTCTGAATTAAGACCGCATATTGGCACGTTTCCATGGGCTCCTGTACTCGACATTAATTTTACTGTACCTAGTGATAATTGGTACGAAGATTGGAGGGCATCGGATTGGCATTTTTTCACCGAAACACCCGAACAAAGTATAAAGAATCATAGATTCAAGCATAATCTGGCATACACAGCTGGTGTTACTACTCAAGAGGCAGCATATATGATAT ATAACAATGCTACATTGGCAAGGAATCGTTATGTAATAGATCCagaattatttgataaaaaaatttggGAATTCGTTCTTCAATACAATTACACTCTTAATCCTCAGGGCGTTTACGAGGCTAtcaaatatatgtatacgtatTGGCCAGATCCGAACAATGTTACCTATATTCGTGATCAATTCATTAAC TTATTATCCGATTTTCATTACGTGGCACCTTTTgacaaaattgcaaaattactGGTAGAGAAACATGTACCAACTTACTTGTACGTATTAAATACGACTACAGAGGCATTAAAATTGCCACACTGGCGTAGAGTGCCTCACAATACTGAACTACTTTGGTTAACAGGAGCACCATTTATGGATGTTG AATTCTTCCCTGAGCAGTGGAAATTAAAACGCGAC TTGTGGACGGACAATGATAGGAACATGAGTCATT TTATGCAGGCGTATGCAAATTTTGCAACGTACGG AAATCCTACACCCTCACAAATTCTCGGTTTACACTTTGAAGTTGCTAGATCAGGACAATTGCGGTACTTGAATATTAACACCACTTACAAtagttcaattttattcaactACCGACAAACCGAAAGTGCCTTTTGGTCCGCTTATTTGCCAACTGTTGTTGGTCGTTTGGTGCCTACGTATCCTCCAGTTACAGAA TACTGGTGGGAACCAAAGCAACCTCTTCAAATTGCA TTTTGGTCAGTCTCTGCAACCTGTCTACTGCTGATTGTTCTTTCTGTAGTATGCTGCATGCTTTGGCGCAATGCCAAAAG ACAGTCTGATCACTACTATAGCGGAGACATCTTGATGGTACGAGACGACGAACCGTCGGAGGGAATCGAGAATATAACTCGTACCTCGAAGGAAAACGTTTACGAATACCGTGACACGCCACCGATCAAGTCCAGGATACCACGACAAAACGAAGCTAAACTTCAAGAACGATTGTCGCACAATCGAAAGTTCAGTTCTACTCCGTCTCTTAGAAGCAATTCTAACATCTCGCTGAAAGACATGCGTTCAGAAGGATTTGTTACCAGTTCACCGAATGGACAACCTAAATTAAGCAAAGCTATGAGCCAATCGTCACTGCCTAAAAGCAAAAGCAAGACGCATTTAGTTCAAGGTGTTCCACAAACAGCTGTGTGA